A section of the Armatimonadota bacterium genome encodes:
- a CDS encoding ABC transporter ATP-binding protein, translating into MAEPLLQVRNLKTYFYTDEGVVKAVDGLSYTLHRGETLGIVGESGCGKSVHALSIMRLIPQPPGKIVAGEILFEGRNLLHLSDEEMRRIRGNRIAMIFQEPMTSLNPVLTVGEQIAEAVMLHQRLDRRSAWERAVEMLEKVRIPLARERVRDYPHQFSGGMRQRVMIAMALSCNPSILIADEPTTALDVTIQAQILELMRELQQEYHMAIILITHNLGVVADMCENVVVMYAGKPVEHADIYRTFAEPKHPYTWGLLHSIPKLYERKERLIPIEGQPPNLIDLPPGCPFAPRCPFAWEICTQEDPPEYPVGPNHTARCYLHSEYASEEKRKTAAEAGLAASTRSSSS; encoded by the coding sequence GTGGCCGAGCCGCTGCTGCAGGTGCGCAACCTGAAGACCTACTTCTACACCGACGAGGGTGTGGTCAAAGCCGTCGACGGGCTGAGCTACACCCTGCACCGGGGGGAGACGCTGGGCATCGTGGGAGAGTCGGGGTGCGGCAAGAGCGTGCACGCCCTCTCCATCATGCGGCTCATCCCGCAGCCGCCGGGGAAGATCGTGGCCGGAGAGATCCTCTTCGAGGGCAGGAACCTGCTGCACCTCTCCGATGAGGAGATGCGGCGCATCCGGGGCAACCGCATCGCCATGATCTTCCAGGAGCCGATGACCTCCCTCAACCCTGTGCTCACCGTGGGGGAGCAGATTGCCGAGGCGGTGATGCTGCACCAGAGGCTGGACCGCCGCAGCGCCTGGGAGCGAGCGGTGGAGATGCTGGAGAAGGTGCGCATCCCCCTGGCCCGGGAGCGGGTGCGGGACTACCCGCACCAGTTCTCCGGCGGGATGCGGCAGCGGGTGATGATCGCCATGGCCCTCTCCTGCAATCCTTCTATCCTCATCGCCGACGAGCCCACCACCGCCCTGGACGTGACCATCCAGGCGCAGATCCTGGAGCTGATGCGGGAGCTGCAGCAGGAGTACCACATGGCCATCATCCTCATCACCCACAACCTGGGCGTGGTGGCCGACATGTGCGAGAACGTGGTGGTCATGTATGCGGGGAAGCCGGTGGAGCACGCCGACATCTACCGCACCTTCGCCGAGCCCAAGCACCCCTACACCTGGGGGCTGCTGCACTCCATCCCCAAGCTCTACGAGCGCAAGGAGCGGCTCATCCCCATCGAGGGGCAGCCGCCCAACCTGATTGACCTGCCGCCGGGGTGCCCTTTTGCCCCGCGCTGCCCCTTCGCCTGGGAGATCTGCACGCAGGAGGACCCTCCGGAATACCCGGTGGGGCCCAACCACACCGCCCGCTGCTACCTGCACAGCGAGTATGCCAGCGAGGAGAAGCGGAAGACGGCAGCGGAGGCGGGGCTGGCTGCGTCCACCCGCTCCTCCTCGTCATGA